The Neobacillus sp. PS3-34 genome has a window encoding:
- a CDS encoding STAS domain-containing protein translates to MVAQELFKIISALEMTGVEVTLTGMRPELAHSVVALGVRFYEVKLFNNLHQALKSFGIVRK, encoded by the coding sequence ATGGTTGCACAGGAATTATTTAAAATCATATCTGCACTTGAAATGACTGGGGTAGAAGTAACACTTACCGGGATGAGACCTGAACTTGCTCATTCGGTCGTTGCACTAGGTGTTCGATTTTATGAAGTGAAATTGTTTAATAATCTTCATCAAGCATTAAAATCATTTGGAATCGTAAGGAAATGA
- the plsY gene encoding glycerol-3-phosphate 1-O-acyltransferase PlsY, translating to MAITIIILILAYLLGSIPSGLIIGKAFYGKDIRQHGSGNLGGTNTFRTLGKKAGIAVTLADILKGTLAASLPVLFHANDLNPLIPGVIAVVGHMYPVFAGFRGGKAVATSGGVLLFCAPDLFVTTLVMFILGLYTTKYVSLSSMIAALTSVLFAIFISKDVPLIVVVSLLSLFVIYRHRANIKRIINKTEPKIKWL from the coding sequence ATGGCAATAACAATCATTATCCTGATCCTTGCTTATTTGCTTGGTTCAATTCCTTCAGGACTTATTATTGGTAAAGCATTCTATGGTAAAGATATTCGCCAGCATGGCAGCGGAAATCTAGGGGGTACGAATACCTTTCGTACTTTGGGAAAAAAAGCGGGAATTGCTGTAACGCTCGCTGATATTTTAAAAGGGACGCTCGCAGCTTCACTTCCGGTTTTATTTCATGCAAATGACTTAAATCCACTTATTCCCGGAGTAATAGCAGTGGTTGGTCATATGTATCCTGTATTTGCAGGTTTTAGGGGTGGAAAGGCAGTTGCCACTTCTGGAGGTGTATTGTTGTTTTGTGCACCGGACCTGTTTGTCACGACACTCGTTATGTTTATACTGGGATTATATACGACTAAGTATGTGTCACTTTCATCCATGATTGCTGCTCTCACATCCGTATTGTTTGCAATCTTCATCAGCAAGGATGTTCCGCTAATCGTTGTGGTTTCTCTCCTGTCATTGTTTGTAATTTACAGGCATCGGGCAAATATCAAGCGAATTATCAACAAAACTGAACCAAAAATTAAATGGCTATAA
- a CDS encoding DUF3243 domain-containing protein, with protein MDKQFNEGKLQNEVNKNSEVLSNFDEFKSFLSGKVSMGEKLGMDEEQLAKAAEKVAGFLAENQSPKNSEERLLQELWKVGTKEEQHKLAHMLVRLVK; from the coding sequence ATGGACAAGCAATTTAATGAAGGAAAATTACAAAACGAAGTGAATAAGAATTCTGAGGTTTTATCGAATTTTGATGAGTTTAAAAGCTTTCTCAGCGGTAAAGTAAGCATGGGGGAAAAATTAGGGATGGATGAGGAACAGCTGGCTAAAGCTGCCGAAAAGGTTGCCGGCTTCCTGGCTGAAAATCAGTCCCCTAAAAACAGTGAAGAACGACTTCTTCAAGAGCTATGGAAAGTGGGCACAAAAGAAGAACAACATAAACTAGCGCATATGCTTGTCCGTTTAGTAAAATAA
- a CDS encoding chromate transporter, with amino-acid sequence MIIEIQEKGEQSLTNEIIENSKVHRIKELFIVALKLGLTSFGGPTAHIGYFHNEYVKKRKWLDEKAFADLVALCQFLPGPASSQVGMGIGMMRAGITGGAASFLGFTLPSVIMLVLFAYFLKGLDITHQGWLHGLKIVAVVIVFQAVLDMGKKLAAGKWKSGIAILAAAVVLLWPSSISQLMVIAASGTAGYLFFKTGSVEKKNTLPIPISKKTSITAAVLFVCFLIILPFLAKWSGIDGLELFDRFYRSGALVFGGGHVVLPLLERELVPTGWVSKEAFLAGYGATQAVPGPLFTFSSYLGAVIGGWKGAAITTAAIFLPAFLLIAAALPYWDLLRRKPGIQGVFAGVNAAVVGILLAALYNPIFVTSILTGRDFAFAAVLFGLFNIWRLPPWLTVVLGPSEVYYFYN; translated from the coding sequence ATGATTATAGAAATACAAGAGAAGGGAGAACAATCTTTGACGAATGAAATTATAGAAAATTCCAAAGTACATAGAATAAAAGAACTATTTATTGTGGCGCTCAAGCTTGGACTTACTTCATTTGGCGGTCCGACCGCACATATAGGGTATTTTCACAATGAATATGTAAAAAAAAGAAAGTGGCTGGATGAAAAAGCCTTTGCTGATCTCGTGGCATTATGTCAGTTTCTTCCGGGCCCTGCAAGCAGTCAGGTTGGAATGGGAATCGGAATGATGCGGGCAGGTATTACAGGCGGTGCAGCTTCATTCCTAGGGTTTACCCTTCCTTCCGTCATAATGCTTGTTTTATTTGCTTATTTCCTAAAAGGATTGGATATTACGCATCAAGGTTGGCTGCATGGATTAAAAATTGTTGCTGTCGTTATTGTTTTCCAAGCGGTCCTTGATATGGGTAAGAAGTTAGCAGCCGGAAAGTGGAAGTCTGGAATTGCGATTTTGGCAGCGGCAGTAGTTCTATTATGGCCTAGCAGCATCTCGCAATTGATGGTAATTGCTGCATCAGGAACAGCAGGCTACCTTTTTTTCAAAACAGGAAGTGTGGAAAAGAAGAATACATTACCTATTCCAATCAGTAAAAAAACTTCCATAACGGCAGCAGTATTATTTGTATGCTTCCTGATAATATTGCCTTTTCTTGCGAAATGGTCAGGAATTGACGGACTTGAACTATTTGATCGGTTTTACCGCAGTGGCGCACTTGTTTTTGGCGGTGGCCATGTTGTTCTGCCATTACTAGAAAGAGAACTTGTACCTACAGGCTGGGTCAGCAAGGAAGCCTTTTTGGCAGGTTATGGAGCAACACAGGCTGTACCTGGTCCTCTTTTCACTTTTTCTTCCTACCTTGGTGCTGTTATTGGAGGGTGGAAAGGTGCTGCAATTACGACTGCAGCAATCTTCCTTCCAGCATTTTTACTCATTGCGGCTGCACTTCCATACTGGGATTTATTAAGGAGAAAGCCGGGTATTCAGGGGGTTTTTGCGGGAGTGAATGCGGCAGTAGTCGGTATTTTGCTTGCCGCGCTTTATAATCCCATTTTTGTTACTTCCATTTTAACGGGAAGGGATTTTGCATTTGCCGCCGTTTTATTCGGATTGTTCAACATTTGGCGGCTGCCACCATGGCTCACCGTAGTTCTTGGGCCATCGGAGGTATATTATTTTTATAATTAG
- a CDS encoding glycosyl hydrolase family 18 protein, whose protein sequence is MARIIHHKKNNTTRWIIGGLIFALFLAITSIFLILYPFASRVKEAYFKGEYPILFNGNQMGNALIDGKTLYVPLKFMKENIDSQLFYDEKSKSVIITTKDKVIQMPAESLTYFVNQKPVKLQISPILSKEGQVFIALDSILPFYPIQYEKLKESGAIWIQRNGDSFRSGSIASGDENPEKLRLRVKPEWQSPYTAETKKHETVYIEDEKKDFYFVRKENGIGGYIRKEFVKPSQQVKIVVNRQQEKIHKPALKAPIQLTWEAVYSRNPDFESIPPMPGINVVSPTWFSLTGADGTIKNLASLEYSKRAKKKGYHVWPFSNGFDPELTHDALKDYETRQKIIVQLLHFTQMYQLEGINFDIENVNPEDWRLVTQLMREATPYLHEAGQTVSMDITFAAENSNWSTFYERKKLAQIADYLIVMAYDEHWGKTSGSGSVASLPWVESNLKNLLAEVPNERLILGVPLFARLWKEVIQEDGSTEITTKAFSMEKVKEWLAEHSLTPVYNPDSGQNYAEYYSPDEKATYRIWIEDGTSLSKRANLVNTYKLAGIASWSRYFADQSAWTALQLNPKKEISKK, encoded by the coding sequence ATGGCAAGAATTATACATCATAAGAAAAATAATACGACCAGGTGGATAATTGGAGGGTTAATATTTGCATTGTTTCTAGCAATAACAAGTATTTTCCTAATCTTGTATCCTTTTGCTTCTAGAGTTAAAGAAGCATATTTCAAAGGAGAATATCCTATTCTTTTTAATGGGAATCAAATGGGTAATGCTTTAATAGATGGGAAAACATTATATGTGCCTCTAAAGTTCATGAAAGAAAATATAGACAGCCAGCTTTTTTATGATGAAAAATCTAAATCGGTCATTATCACCACGAAAGATAAAGTGATACAAATGCCTGCTGAGTCTTTAACGTATTTTGTTAACCAAAAGCCCGTAAAGCTTCAGATATCTCCAATTCTATCCAAAGAAGGGCAAGTATTTATAGCGCTTGATTCTATCCTGCCATTTTATCCAATACAGTATGAAAAGTTAAAAGAAAGCGGTGCAATCTGGATTCAAAGGAATGGAGATAGCTTCCGGAGCGGTTCGATTGCCAGCGGCGATGAAAATCCTGAGAAGCTTCGGCTTAGAGTAAAACCTGAATGGCAGTCACCCTATACCGCTGAAACCAAAAAGCATGAGACGGTATATATAGAAGATGAAAAGAAAGATTTTTATTTTGTAAGAAAAGAAAATGGTATTGGAGGATATATACGAAAAGAGTTTGTTAAACCTAGTCAGCAAGTTAAGATTGTGGTTAACCGGCAGCAAGAAAAAATCCACAAACCAGCTTTGAAAGCCCCAATTCAATTAACATGGGAAGCGGTTTACAGTCGAAATCCCGATTTTGAAAGCATACCACCGATGCCAGGTATTAATGTTGTATCTCCTACATGGTTTTCACTTACAGGGGCAGATGGAACGATTAAAAATCTTGCTTCACTAGAATATAGCAAACGGGCAAAGAAAAAAGGTTATCATGTCTGGCCATTCTCTAATGGATTTGATCCGGAACTAACCCATGATGCCTTAAAAGATTACGAAACGAGACAAAAAATCATTGTACAGCTACTTCATTTTACGCAAATGTATCAGCTGGAGGGAATTAATTTTGATATTGAAAATGTCAATCCGGAGGACTGGCGACTCGTTACCCAATTAATGAGAGAGGCAACCCCTTATTTACACGAAGCAGGACAGACTGTATCCATGGATATTACCTTTGCTGCTGAAAATAGTAATTGGTCTACCTTTTATGAACGAAAAAAACTCGCACAAATTGCAGATTATTTAATTGTCATGGCATACGATGAGCACTGGGGTAAAACATCTGGATCCGGAAGCGTCGCTAGCCTGCCATGGGTCGAAAGCAATTTAAAGAATTTGCTGGCAGAAGTGCCAAATGAACGGTTGATTCTGGGAGTACCGCTATTCGCAAGATTATGGAAAGAAGTCATACAGGAGGATGGAAGCACAGAAATTACAACAAAAGCATTTTCCATGGAAAAAGTAAAGGAGTGGCTGGCTGAACACAGTTTGACACCGGTTTATAATCCAGACAGCGGACAAAACTATGCCGAATATTATTCACCAGACGAAAAGGCTACTTATAGAATATGGATTGAGGATGGAACCTCACTATCAAAACGCGCAAATCTCGTAAATACTTACAAACTGGCTGGTATTGCCAGCTGGTCCAGATATTTTGCCGACCAATCTGCATGGACAGCATTACAGCTGAATCCAAAAAAAGAAATTAGCAAAAAATAA
- a CDS encoding HAMP domain-containing sensor histidine kinase, whose protein sequence is MYEERESEGKYRALAEEYEILNRNLQLRIQEEIEKNMLKDQKLIQQSRLAAMGEMIASIGHQWRHPLNNLSLLIQDIKEAREFGEIDDQYIDRFTRESSIQIEHMSRTINDFRKFYRPNKTKTAFPLAESIEDALSIFSSSLKNHDIHVQFEYRGQIMAYGYPNEFSQAVLNILINARDAFIQRGIQNRRVVIRISETEGILTAEFEDNAGGIDPVVLNNVFEPYFTTRPKGTGLGLYIAKMIADNMGGSIKAENILEGTCFSLFIPRFR, encoded by the coding sequence ATGTATGAAGAAAGAGAAAGCGAAGGGAAATATCGGGCATTGGCAGAGGAATATGAAATACTTAACCGAAACCTTCAGTTACGAATTCAGGAGGAGATTGAAAAAAACATGCTGAAAGACCAAAAACTCATTCAACAATCACGTCTGGCAGCAATGGGAGAGATGATAGCGAGTATTGGACACCAATGGAGGCACCCGTTGAATAACTTATCGTTACTCATACAGGATATCAAAGAGGCACGGGAATTCGGTGAAATAGACGATCAATATATTGACCGTTTTACTCGTGAAAGCTCGATTCAAATTGAACATATGTCACGTACCATTAATGATTTCCGAAAGTTTTACCGGCCAAACAAGACAAAAACCGCATTTCCCCTCGCAGAATCCATTGAAGATGCTTTATCTATTTTTTCCTCCAGCCTAAAAAACCATGATATTCATGTACAATTTGAATATCGTGGTCAAATAATGGCGTATGGATATCCAAATGAATTTAGCCAGGCAGTCCTAAATATCTTAATCAATGCACGAGACGCTTTTATCCAGAGAGGGATTCAAAACCGCAGAGTAGTGATAAGAATTTCTGAAACAGAAGGCATATTAACGGCTGAGTTTGAGGATAATGCAGGCGGAATTGATCCAGTAGTACTAAATAATGTATTTGAACCGTATTTTACGACAAGGCCTAAGGGTACAGGCTTGGGCTTATATATCGCTAAAATGATAGCAGATAACATGGGAGGCTCTATTAAGGCTGAAAATATTTTGGAAGGTACGTGTTTCTCCCTTTTTATTCCTCGTTTTCGGTAA
- a CDS encoding CoA-binding protein: MTIEIPSRDELGVILKKAKRIAVVGLSDNPSRTSYMVSEVMQRAGYEIIPVNPTIDEVLGVKAVASLKEIEGHIDIVNVFRRSEQLMDAAKEFVEADADVFWSQSGLVNEEAYHFLKDKGYTVVMDRCIKVEHALTK, encoded by the coding sequence ATGACGATTGAAATTCCATCAAGGGACGAACTGGGTGTCATTTTAAAAAAAGCAAAACGGATTGCAGTCGTAGGTCTTAGCGACAATCCTTCGCGAACATCCTATATGGTTTCAGAAGTCATGCAAAGAGCCGGTTATGAAATCATTCCTGTCAATCCAACGATTGATGAAGTGTTAGGAGTAAAGGCGGTTGCCTCCTTAAAAGAGATTGAAGGACATATTGACATCGTAAACGTTTTTAGGAGATCAGAACAATTGATGGATGCTGCAAAGGAATTTGTCGAGGCGGATGCCGATGTTTTTTGGTCCCAGTCTGGCTTGGTGAATGAAGAGGCTTATCATTTCCTTAAAGATAAGGGCTATACGGTAGTAATGGACCGCTGCATCAAGGTTGAACATGCATTGACAAAATAG
- the parE gene encoding DNA topoisomerase IV subunit B — protein sequence MARTQQAFDYNDDAIQVLEGLEAVRKRPGMYIGSTDSRGLHHLVYEIVDNSVDEALAGYGNQIIVKIHKDNSISVIDKGRGMPTGMHKMGKPTPEVILTVLHAGGKFGQGGYKTSGGLHGVGASVVNALSEWLIVTIKRDGFVYEQRFENGGKPVTTLEKVGKTNQTGTTIHFKPDPTIFSTTSYNYETLCERLRESAFLLKGFKIEIIDERNDFHDVFHFDTGIQAFVEYLNEEKDVLHPVVSFEGVHNGIEVDFAFQFNDGYSENVLSFVNNVRTKDGGTHEAGSKTAMTRIFNDYARKVSLLKEKDKNLDGADIREGLSAIISVRIPEELLQFEGQTKGKLGTSEARSAVDAVVSEHLSYFLEENPDISSLLIRKAIKAYQAREAARKAREDARSGKKRKRSDAVLSGKLTPAQSRNPQKNELYLVEGDSAGGSAKQGRDRRFQAVLPLRGKVINTEKAKLADIFKNEEINTIIHAIGAGVGADFNLEDINYDKIIIMTDADTDGAHIQVLLLTFFYRYMKPLLEAGRVFIALPPLYKVSKGTGKKEVIEYSWSDDDLQDAIKKVGRGYMLQRYKGLGEMNADQLWETTMDPETRTLIRVKIDDVARAERRVTTLMGDKVEPRRKWIESNVAFGLEEDDSILENENISVAEEDTE from the coding sequence GTGGCAAGAACTCAGCAAGCATTTGATTACAATGATGATGCCATACAGGTGCTCGAAGGATTAGAAGCGGTCCGTAAACGCCCAGGCATGTATATTGGAAGCACTGATTCACGTGGACTCCATCACCTGGTTTACGAGATTGTCGATAACTCTGTCGATGAAGCATTGGCAGGCTACGGAAATCAGATTATTGTCAAGATACACAAAGACAATTCAATTAGTGTAATTGATAAAGGTCGTGGAATGCCTACTGGTATGCATAAAATGGGTAAGCCAACGCCTGAAGTTATACTTACTGTTCTCCATGCCGGAGGAAAATTTGGCCAGGGCGGCTATAAAACAAGCGGCGGTCTACATGGAGTTGGCGCCTCAGTAGTAAACGCGCTATCCGAATGGCTTATTGTAACCATTAAACGTGATGGCTTTGTATACGAGCAGCGATTTGAAAACGGCGGAAAGCCTGTTACGACGCTCGAGAAAGTTGGAAAAACAAATCAGACAGGAACAACGATCCATTTCAAACCGGATCCGACTATTTTTTCGACAACGAGCTATAACTATGAAACGCTATGTGAGAGGTTAAGAGAATCAGCGTTCCTTTTAAAGGGCTTTAAAATAGAAATTATCGATGAGCGCAATGACTTTCATGATGTTTTTCATTTTGATACAGGTATTCAAGCCTTTGTTGAATATCTAAATGAAGAAAAGGATGTACTGCATCCGGTTGTCAGCTTTGAAGGTGTCCATAATGGAATTGAAGTGGATTTTGCCTTTCAATTTAACGATGGCTATTCAGAAAATGTACTGTCATTTGTCAATAATGTCCGTACAAAAGATGGTGGAACCCATGAGGCTGGTTCAAAAACGGCGATGACACGTATTTTCAATGACTACGCACGCAAGGTTTCTCTTTTAAAAGAAAAAGATAAAAACCTTGATGGTGCTGATATTCGTGAAGGATTATCCGCGATTATCAGTGTAAGAATACCTGAAGAACTTCTTCAATTTGAAGGGCAGACCAAAGGAAAGCTAGGAACGAGTGAGGCTAGATCAGCGGTTGATGCCGTTGTTTCTGAGCATTTATCCTATTTCCTTGAAGAAAATCCTGATATCAGTTCATTGCTTATCCGGAAGGCGATAAAGGCATATCAGGCACGCGAAGCAGCACGTAAAGCACGTGAAGACGCTCGAAGCGGCAAGAAGAGGAAACGTTCTGATGCAGTCCTCTCGGGTAAACTAACACCTGCACAGTCACGCAATCCCCAGAAGAATGAACTTTATCTGGTGGAGGGCGACTCTGCCGGAGGCTCGGCTAAACAAGGGCGAGACCGCCGTTTCCAGGCTGTTCTCCCATTAAGAGGTAAAGTAATTAACACCGAGAAGGCGAAGCTTGCTGATATATTTAAAAACGAAGAAATTAACACAATCATCCATGCGATCGGCGCGGGTGTGGGAGCCGATTTTAATCTTGAAGATATCAATTATGATAAAATTATTATCATGACTGATGCGGATACTGACGGTGCACACATACAGGTTTTGCTCTTAACATTCTTTTACCGCTATATGAAACCCCTTCTTGAAGCAGGCAGAGTTTTCATTGCACTGCCACCCCTATACAAAGTCAGCAAGGGGACAGGCAAGAAAGAAGTTATTGAATACTCATGGAGCGATGATGACCTTCAGGATGCAATCAAAAAAGTGGGCAGAGGTTATATGCTCCAGCGATATAAAGGACTTGGCGAAATGAATGCAGACCAACTATGGGAAACAACAATGGATCCTGAAACCCGTACATTAATACGTGTTAAAATAGATGATGTCGCAAGGGCTGAAAGACGCGTCACAACTTTAATGGGTGACAAGGTAGAGCCACGGAGAAAATGGATTGAATCAAATGTTGCCTTCGGACTCGAAGAAGACGACAGTATCCTTGAAAATGAAAATATATCCGTCGCAGAGGAGGACACAGAATGA
- the parC gene encoding DNA topoisomerase IV subunit A, whose translation MSLIEKFRDLPLEDVIGDRFGRYSKYIIQERALPDARDGLKPVQRRILYAMHYEGNTHDKGFRKSAKTVGNVIGNYHPHGDTSVYDAMVRMSQNWKVRNVLVEMHGNNGSVDGDPPAAMRYTEARLSAISTELLRDIEKETVDFIPNFDDTSKEPTVLPAMFPNLLVNGSTGISAGYATDIPPHHLGEIIDGVIMRMDNPDVTVEELMTVIKGPDFPTGGIIQGIDGIRKAYETGKGKIIVRGLAEVEDLRGGKQQIVVTEIPYEVNKANLVKKIDEFRLDRKVEGISEVRDETDRTGLRIVIELKKDADAAGVLHYLYKNSDLQVAFNFNMVAIYNKRPKLMGLRELLDAYIGHQKEVITRRSEFELRKALERQHIVEGLMKALTILDEVIAAIRASKDKRDAKDNLIAKFAFTEAQSEAIVSLQLYRLTNTDITALRAEAEELSKKVAELTSILESEKKLYSVIKKDLKDVKKRFADERRSRIEAEIEEIKINLDVMVASEDVIVTITKEGYIKRTSQRSFAASNGQDLAMKDTDRLLARLDMNTKDVLLLFTSKGNYLYLPVHELPDIRWKDLGQHVANIIPIERDEDIIRAIAIKDFEAEEYLVFVTKNGMVKKTELKQYKAQRYSKPLTAVNLKDDDRVVDVHITDGKKDIFIVSHFGYALWFAEEEIGIVGARAAGVKGINLKDGDYVVGGKMIEPDSKCSIIISTQRGSVKKMKLKEFEKASRAKRGVVVLRELKANPHRIIGFAAANNEDEVFIQTEKGYIESFKAAEMNFSDRYSNGSFLIDETESGKSSLLWKEEAATIDLK comes from the coding sequence ATGAGTTTAATAGAAAAATTCCGCGACCTTCCTCTTGAAGACGTAATAGGAGACCGTTTTGGAAGATATAGTAAATATATTATTCAGGAACGTGCTCTCCCTGATGCGCGTGATGGTTTGAAGCCAGTACAACGAAGAATATTATATGCGATGCATTATGAGGGTAATACTCATGATAAAGGTTTCAGAAAATCGGCAAAAACTGTAGGTAACGTCATTGGTAACTACCATCCGCATGGTGATACTTCTGTTTATGATGCAATGGTGCGGATGAGCCAGAATTGGAAGGTACGGAATGTCTTAGTAGAAATGCATGGTAATAACGGAAGCGTTGATGGTGATCCACCAGCTGCCATGCGTTATACAGAAGCAAGGCTTTCCGCTATATCAACAGAATTACTGCGTGATATAGAAAAAGAAACAGTTGATTTTATTCCTAACTTTGATGACACATCAAAAGAGCCAACAGTACTGCCTGCAATGTTCCCAAACCTTCTTGTTAACGGATCAACAGGAATATCTGCCGGATACGCAACAGATATTCCTCCCCATCATCTTGGTGAAATTATTGACGGGGTCATCATGAGAATGGATAATCCGGATGTTACTGTCGAAGAGCTAATGACCGTCATAAAAGGCCCTGATTTTCCTACTGGCGGCATTATACAAGGGATAGATGGAATTAGGAAAGCATACGAAACAGGCAAAGGAAAAATCATCGTCCGTGGCTTGGCAGAGGTTGAGGACCTTCGGGGCGGTAAGCAGCAAATTGTCGTCACTGAAATCCCGTACGAGGTAAATAAAGCAAACCTTGTAAAAAAAATCGATGAGTTCCGTCTCGACCGTAAAGTCGAAGGAATATCAGAAGTCCGTGACGAAACCGACAGAACCGGGCTTAGAATCGTGATCGAGCTTAAAAAAGACGCAGATGCCGCTGGCGTGCTGCATTACTTATACAAAAACAGCGACCTTCAGGTAGCGTTTAATTTTAATATGGTAGCCATTTATAACAAACGCCCGAAACTAATGGGTCTGCGTGAACTTCTGGATGCCTATATCGGGCATCAGAAAGAAGTAATTACAAGAAGGTCAGAATTCGAACTTAGAAAGGCTCTGGAGAGACAGCATATTGTTGAAGGACTGATGAAGGCCTTAACCATTCTGGATGAAGTTATTGCTGCAATCCGGGCTTCTAAAGATAAACGGGATGCAAAAGATAACTTAATTGCCAAATTTGCTTTTACGGAAGCACAATCCGAAGCAATTGTTTCTTTGCAGCTATACCGTCTGACAAATACGGATATCACTGCACTTAGAGCTGAAGCTGAGGAACTTTCTAAAAAAGTAGCCGAGCTCACATCTATTTTAGAAAGCGAAAAGAAGCTTTATTCTGTTATTAAAAAGGATTTAAAAGACGTCAAAAAACGCTTTGCTGACGAACGCCGTTCAAGAATTGAGGCGGAAATTGAAGAAATAAAAATTAATCTTGATGTGATGGTTGCAAGTGAAGATGTTATCGTAACCATTACGAAAGAAGGATATATAAAAAGAACAAGCCAGCGTTCTTTTGCTGCATCCAATGGCCAGGATCTTGCCATGAAGGATACAGACCGTCTGCTTGCCAGACTGGATATGAATACGAAGGACGTCCTGCTTCTCTTCACCAGCAAAGGAAACTATTTGTATTTGCCTGTTCACGAGCTTCCTGATATCCGATGGAAGGATCTCGGACAGCATGTTGCAAATATTATCCCTATTGAGAGAGATGAGGATATTATCAGGGCGATTGCCATAAAAGATTTTGAAGCAGAAGAGTATTTAGTGTTTGTTACGAAGAATGGCATGGTTAAGAAAACGGAACTTAAGCAATATAAAGCGCAAAGATACTCTAAGCCACTTACTGCTGTAAATTTAAAGGACGATGACAGGGTAGTCGATGTCCATATAACCGATGGCAAAAAAGACATATTCATTGTCAGTCATTTCGGCTATGCTCTCTGGTTCGCGGAAGAAGAAATTGGTATAGTCGGTGCGCGTGCTGCCGGTGTAAAAGGAATCAACCTAAAGGATGGCGATTACGTTGTTGGAGGGAAAATGATTGAACCTGATTCCAAGTGTTCAATTATTATTTCAACCCAGCGCGGTTCAGTCAAAAAGATGAAATTGAAAGAGTTCGAGAAAGCTTCCCGTGCCAAACGAGGTGTAGTTGTTTTGAGAGAATTGAAAGCTAATCCGCATCGCATCATTGGCTTTGCTGCAGCAAACAATGAGGATGAAGTCTTTATTCAAACAGAAAAAGGCTATATTGAAAGCTTTAAGGCCGCTGAAATGAACTTCAGTGACAGATATTCCAACGGATCTTTCCTTATTGATGAGACGGAGAGCGGAAAGTCATCTCTTCTTTGGAAAGAAGAAGCAGCAACAATCGATCTTAAATAA
- a CDS encoding staygreen family protein, which produces MSMFIPSKLTVHFLAPATQFRPVEGRKYTLTHSDTTGQLFLSVGNFFDYSAINPKFRDEVFAEWVPQLGEFTLCGKVYISGGEFDEKYAKVRFMIFKKELDLALKAIFYGDQIFFSYFPWLLDAPIYIHFESVFPEFNQILFFGTPRHYLNGLREETYQKHR; this is translated from the coding sequence ATGAGTATGTTCATTCCTTCAAAATTAACAGTTCATTTTTTGGCTCCTGCTACACAATTTAGGCCAGTAGAGGGGCGTAAGTACACATTAACTCATTCAGATACAACAGGCCAACTATTCCTAAGTGTTGGTAATTTCTTTGATTACTCAGCTATTAATCCTAAGTTCAGGGATGAGGTTTTTGCCGAGTGGGTACCACAGCTGGGTGAATTCACATTATGCGGTAAGGTATATATAAGCGGCGGCGAATTTGATGAAAAGTATGCAAAAGTGAGATTTATGATCTTTAAAAAGGAGCTGGATTTAGCCCTAAAGGCTATTTTTTATGGGGATCAGATCTTTTTTTCGTATTTTCCATGGCTCCTCGATGCACCCATTTATATACATTTTGAATCTGTTTTTCCTGAATTTAATCAGATCCTATTTTTTGGAACACCACGACATTATTTAAATGGGTTGAGAGAAGAGACATATCAAAAACACAGGTGA